DNA sequence from the Lysinibacillus sp. OF-1 genome:
GACCATTTAATTCTAAAAGTTCGATTAGGAAGGCACAGCCTACTACCTGACCACCTAATTCTTCTACTAAACGAACAGTTGCTTCAACTGTCCCACCCGTTGCTAGTAAATCATCACAGATTAAAACCTTTTGGCCAGGCTTAATCGCATCATGATGCATTGTTAACGTATCTTGACCATATTCAAGACCATAGTCTGCACTAATAACCTCACGTGGTAATTTACCTGGTTTACGAACAGGTGCAAAGCCAATTTCAAGTGCATAGGCAACTGGGCAACCGATGATAAAACCACGAGCCTCAGGGCCAACTACAATTTCAGCTCCCACTTCTTTTGCATATTCTACAATTTGGTCTGTTGCATATTTGTATGCTGGTCCATTATCCATAATTGTTGTAATATCTCTGAAGCTAATGCCCTCTTTCGGCCAGTTTTCAACTGTTGTAACATATTGCTTTAAATCCATGTTATTGCTCCTCCTACGAAACGCTGTACGTCCGTTTATGTTAATCGTTCATCAAACCATTGTTTTAATTCTATATAAGGAGCATAGACAAGCTTTTGCTCCATTTCAATCTGTTCTGAACGTTGTTTGTAAGACGGTGCCTCTGTTAGTGCTTGTTTTGGGGCATTCACGTTGACAGTCGTCAGTCCACTCTCCATTTTAACAAAACCAAGCTCAAAAAACACCTGTGTCATAAATTTTAATACATCCAATGGCCAACCTGTATGCTTTGCTAAATCTGCTATATGCATATCAAGCGGAAAGGCTGGTCGATTTTTCAAAAATTTATAATACCAAGAAAATTGCTCACGAGTAGGTAAACCACTAAAGTATTGCGAATCAGGCATATAAAAATGCGCATAAATACGTGAAGGTGTCGTCTTCTGTAACACCTCTTCTAGTCTTTGAACTTGTTGTGGCAAATCTAAGAGCACAATATAATCACTTTGTTCCACATTGGATAGTGCTGGGTCAACTACTGTAATAGGAGCACCAATCAATGATTGATAATACGCCATCGTTGCTGGATGAAAGGCAATAAACTGTGCCTCATCCTTCGGTACCGTATTAAGCCAACGCGCAGTTTGACGGATACCACGAATATCAAATAGCTGCCATTCCGTTGTTTGGACATCCTCGATCATAAATTGGGCTTTTTTACGTCCCTGCCATTCATTAATTTGTAAATCGCCTATAAAGGATACTTTAATGCCATACGTTAATTCATCATGTAAATGCCCTTTATTAAAGCCGACACTATCTAATTTATCATAGCCATTTGTTAATTCCATTTTAATATGATTCTCAGCTGCTCCAATTTTACGCATAGATGAGATTTCAACATCCTCAAGTACGTAAACAGGCTTTGGAAAATCTGTTCCAAATGGTCCTAGTGCTGAAATTTCTTCAATAGCATCTGCTGAAATTTCATCGATACTTAACGGAATATCAATATGGACGATCGGTGTTAATTGCTCCTCTGTTAAACATTCTCTTGCCTGTGCATCCAAGCGTGTACGTAGTTCATCCACATGCTCTAACGATAAGGTCATGCCTGCGGCCATAGGATGTCCACCAAAATGCGGTAAAATATCTCGGTTTTTAGCTAGTTCATTATATAGATGGAAGCCTTCAATGCTTCGAGCGGAACCCTTTGCTGTGCCCTTTTCAGGATCAAGTGAAAGGACAATGGTTGGACGATAGTACTGCTCAACAAGTCGTGAGGCAACTATTCCAACAACGCCTGCATTCCAGCCTTCCCCCGCCACAACAAGAACTAAGGAATTGCCGATTTTTTCATCCGATTCAATAAGTGCAATGGCCTCATCTGTAATGCTTTTCACAATATCTTTGCGCTCTGTATTGCAGGCATTAAGCTGCTTTGCCAATGCGCTTGCTTTAGCACTATCATCTGCCATTAATAACTCGACTCCTGGAGCTGCTTCTCCGAGTCGACCAACAGCATTTAATCGAGGACCAAAATAAAAGCCAATTGTCTCTTCCGTAATTTTTGCCTGCTCTGTACTGGCTATATCACACATTGCTTGTACCCATGGACTAAGGGAACGACGCATTTCCTGTATACCTCGCTTCACGAGATAGCGATTTTCATCCACTAAAGGAACTAAATCAGCTACAGTTCCAATCGCCACCAATTCCATTAAATGAATTGGTAGTTCACCATATAAAGCATGTGCTAACTTAAAGGCTACACCTACTCCAGCTAGCTCTCCAAACGGATAATGACCTTCTGGTAATCGAGGATGAAGAATAATATCTGCTGGCGGTAGTTCCTCACCTGGCTCATGGTGATCTGTCACAATGACATCCATGCCAAGCTCTTTAGCCACTCGAACAGGTTCGATACCAGATATCCCGTTATCTACTGTTATGATTAACTGTACACCCTCTTCATATGCTTCACGAAATAATGCCTCATGTGGACCATAACCATGGATAAAACGATTGGGGATTTTAAAGGATACATCCGCTCCAAGATCTAGTAAAACATTTAGCATAACAGTCGTGCTTGTGACACCATATAGTGATAGGTAAGCCTTTGAGGTTATCTCTAGCTTTTCCCCCACTTCACACCGTGCGTGAGACTTTCACCTCACACGGCGTTCCATCGAATAATTTCAAAACTTTGTTAATCTACATAACTTAACAGTATTCACTAAGCGTATGTTTATTTGTCCAATTAAATTGCTAGTTCTTCTAAATTTAGTATTTTGCGTAACGTATTAAGTTTGTTGAGGCTTCCAACATTCGTTATAAGATATTTATATTTCGA
Encoded proteins:
- a CDS encoding adenine phosphoribosyltransferase, with translation MDLKQYVTTVENWPKEGISFRDITTIMDNGPAYKYATDQIVEYAKEVGAEIVVGPEARGFIIGCPVAYALEIGFAPVRKPGKLPREVISADYGLEYGQDTLTMHHDAIKPGQKVLICDDLLATGGTVEATVRLVEELGGQVVGCAFLIELLELNGRAKLGDLNIKTLIQY